A section of the Bacillus pumilus genome encodes:
- a CDS encoding C45 family autoproteolytic acyltransferase/hydolase, whose amino-acid sequence MEEISAYFHEMTGTAYEVGKQQAVWMKTQGLQTQYIRTEPLEKEALKETKQMIRPYLPQLEEEIAGFCDEMQLEERYLTFFYSSHLQPGCSHCVRQGNMAAGQQTVMLRNYDFSPIFDDMRLVTTHVKGLPYHTGSSLLLFGRSDGMNEHGLSVTFSACGPPIGNEPGLKPPSVAGLQVYHVIRSVLESCQTVEEAIFSIQEMPVASNVHLMFADRKGEAAVIEIIDGRKMVRRPETGFIAATNHPLADQTAKGMTKQHSVVRYDMLMEALVQRQSSDSLAKLFQTEYPDGLAVHNYEELFGTMRTVIFRPEEGTMDYCFGSPVYNPTYSLKAGGLLPFHEQKVQFHQKDYGPSFWRNV is encoded by the coding sequence ATGGAGGAGATCAGTGCATATTTTCATGAAATGACAGGAACCGCTTATGAAGTGGGGAAGCAGCAGGCTGTCTGGATGAAGACGCAAGGGCTACAGACCCAATACATTCGAACAGAACCGCTTGAAAAAGAGGCTTTGAAAGAAACGAAGCAGATGATTCGCCCATATCTTCCTCAGTTAGAAGAAGAGATTGCTGGTTTTTGTGATGAAATGCAACTGGAGGAGCGTTATTTGACCTTTTTCTATTCATCTCATCTACAGCCAGGCTGTTCCCACTGTGTGAGGCAGGGAAATATGGCGGCAGGTCAACAAACGGTCATGTTACGTAACTATGATTTCTCCCCGATATTTGATGATATGCGTCTTGTGACGACACATGTGAAAGGCCTGCCATATCATACAGGCTCGTCGCTGCTCTTGTTTGGCAGATCTGATGGGATGAATGAGCATGGTCTTTCTGTCACATTCTCTGCATGTGGTCCGCCGATTGGAAATGAACCCGGTTTAAAGCCTCCATCAGTTGCCGGTTTGCAAGTGTATCATGTGATACGGTCTGTTCTGGAAAGCTGTCAAACGGTTGAGGAAGCCATTTTCTCTATTCAGGAAATGCCTGTTGCCTCTAATGTTCACCTCATGTTTGCCGATCGAAAAGGAGAAGCGGCTGTGATAGAAATCATTGATGGCCGCAAAATGGTGAGAAGACCGGAGACAGGGTTTATTGCAGCCACAAATCATCCGCTTGCTGATCAAACAGCAAAAGGAATGACGAAACAGCATTCTGTTGTCAGATACGACATGTTAATGGAAGCTTTAGTACAAAGGCAATCAAGTGATTCTCTTGCGAAGCTATTCCAGACAGAATATCCTGATGGTCTGGCTGTGCACAATTATGAAGAGCTGTTTGGAACAATGCGAACCGTCATCTTTCGCCCAGAAGAAGGAACGATGGATTATTGCTTTGGCTCTCCCGTATACAATCCGACGTATTCTTTAAAAGCAGGGGGTTTACTGCCTTTCCATGAACAGAAGGTTCAATTTCATCAAAAGGATTATGGACCGTCATTTTGGAGAAACGTATAA
- a CDS encoding BglG family transcription antiterminator — translation MYITAREQKIIKYIIQQNRYVTIREIAESVQVSTRTIHRELKSIKPILKNYDLSLDKQPGKGLKAVGEQEDKQRLLAHMSNEDQIEYSSDERKLLILCALLEAKEPVKLYTLAADLQVTNATISYDLDELTEWIAPYGLQLIRKRGYGIELKGPEEAKRKIVGNLIVDRLDIQLFLETIEMNIKHRTKATEKVFGVVSRGQLLKVERLLFHLKNRLSLSLSDSAYIALVVHLTYAIERIQLGETIRMEEEELLELKRTKEFESSLRIARALERMFNVVIPEAEVGYMTIHLRSANRSFGAEYRIDEIELDIAIRTKKLIDFISNKTGYHLNENDSLYEGLVSHLEPAMNRLKEKMRIYNPLTQQIKKDYFLLFMAIEEGVERFFPEIAFPEDEIAFIVLHFGSVLEIKKEETNIHALVVCSSGIGSSKMLASRLKKELPEIAEFDLSSLIELKEIDASSYDMIVSTVPIPYEHIDYIMVSPLLNEDDAMRVKAHIKRKIPYIIEKKRMKEADKESVQESVNMMVVAEQVTNYMSVIRSILSHFTIEKRKAMPQHEATIKQLLRQLEEEGFITHADEVASGLLEREQQGGLGIPGTEFALFHLKHAFIKEPIFHMYDLDQAYEVKSMDGGQQQMSRMLMMLAPQELGKEGSEMFSLISSSIIESEESMTLYGHGSKEDIEQKLHQLFYQFVKEAKW, via the coding sequence ATGTACATAACGGCACGAGAACAGAAAATCATCAAATACATCATTCAACAAAATCGTTATGTCACCATTCGTGAGATAGCCGAATCTGTTCAGGTGAGTACAAGAACGATTCATAGAGAACTAAAATCGATTAAACCTATATTAAAGAATTATGATCTTTCATTAGATAAACAGCCGGGGAAAGGCTTGAAGGCCGTCGGCGAACAGGAGGATAAACAGCGGCTTCTTGCTCATATGTCAAATGAGGATCAAATTGAATATAGCTCTGACGAACGGAAACTCTTAATATTATGTGCACTACTTGAAGCAAAAGAACCAGTGAAATTATATACACTCGCTGCCGATTTGCAGGTTACAAATGCGACCATCAGCTATGACTTAGATGAACTGACGGAATGGATCGCGCCTTACGGTTTGCAGTTGATCCGAAAACGCGGGTATGGCATTGAATTAAAAGGACCGGAGGAAGCGAAACGAAAGATTGTCGGCAACCTTATTGTCGACCGGCTCGATATTCAATTGTTTTTAGAAACGATTGAAATGAATATCAAACATCGAACGAAAGCGACGGAAAAGGTGTTTGGCGTTGTGAGCAGAGGACAGCTGCTAAAAGTAGAACGCCTGCTTTTTCATTTAAAAAATAGACTGTCACTCTCTTTATCTGATAGCGCCTATATTGCGCTTGTCGTTCACTTAACCTATGCTATTGAACGGATTCAGCTTGGCGAAACCATTCGAATGGAAGAGGAAGAGCTGCTTGAACTAAAGCGGACGAAAGAATTTGAATCATCATTGCGAATCGCAAGAGCACTTGAACGCATGTTTAATGTCGTGATCCCCGAAGCAGAGGTTGGTTATATGACCATCCATCTGCGCAGTGCCAACCGCAGCTTTGGGGCAGAATACCGGATTGATGAAATCGAGCTGGATATCGCGATTAGAACGAAGAAACTCATTGATTTTATTTCAAATAAAACCGGCTACCATTTAAATGAGAATGATTCATTGTATGAGGGACTCGTATCTCATCTCGAACCCGCCATGAACCGTTTAAAGGAAAAGATGAGAATCTATAATCCACTTACACAACAAATTAAAAAGGACTACTTTCTACTTTTCATGGCGATTGAAGAAGGAGTCGAGCGTTTCTTTCCAGAGATTGCATTTCCAGAGGATGAAATCGCTTTTATTGTGCTTCACTTTGGCTCAGTGCTTGAAATTAAAAAAGAAGAAACGAACATTCATGCATTGGTCGTGTGTTCAAGCGGAATCGGTTCGTCCAAAATGCTCGCTTCTCGTTTAAAAAAGGAATTGCCAGAAATCGCTGAATTCGATCTGTCTTCCTTGATTGAGCTAAAAGAAATCGATGCATCAAGCTATGACATGATTGTCTCGACCGTCCCTATCCCATATGAGCATATCGATTACATCATGGTCAGTCCGCTCCTAAACGAGGATGATGCGATGCGTGTGAAGGCTCATATAAAACGAAAGATCCCTTATATCATTGAGAAAAAAAGAATGAAAGAAGCCGACAAAGAATCGGTGCAAGAATCCGTGAATATGATGGTGGTAGCAGAGCAGGTGACGAATTACATGTCTGTGATTCGTAGCATTTTGTCCCATTTTACCATCGAAAAAAGAAAGGCGATGCCGCAGCATGAGGCAACCATCAAGCAGCTGCTTCGTCAGCTTGAAGAGGAAGGATTTATCACACATGCGGATGAGGTAGCAAGTGGTTTACTAGAACGTGAACAGCAAGGTGGTTTAGGAATTCCTGGTACCGAGTTTGCTCTTTTTCATTTAAAGCATGCATTCATCAAGGAACCAATCTTTCATATGTATGATCTTGATCAGGCATACGAGGTCAAAAGCATGGATGGCGGGCAGCAGCAGATGTCAAGAATGCTCATGATGTTGGCGCCGCAAGAGCTAGGCAAGGAAGGGTCAGAAATGTTTAGTCTGATCAGTTCATCCATCATTGAAAGTGAGGAAAGCATGACGCTTTATGGTCATGGATCAAAGGAAGATATAGAACAGAAATTGCATCAGCTGTTCTATCAATTTGTAAAAGAAGCAAAATGGTAA
- the pxpB gene encoding 5-oxoprolinase subunit PxpB: MAFSTIKDSFTFHPLGDAAIVIQAGTDICEEIHERVVQLFSCIEQHPFDGYVEAVQAFTNVTVFYEPYTVYQSASLQQQDVSPYEWVKSYIETLLEEKWQEGTQGKRRTIDIPVCYGGELGPDLKEVARINRLTPEEVVRIHTAGKYLVYMIGFAPGFPFLGGLSEKIAAPRRETPRMSIPKGSVGIAGKQTGVYPISTPGGWQLIGQTPLPLFRPDEKVPSLLRAGDEVRFVQMSEKEFFSMKEAER; the protein is encoded by the coding sequence GTGGCATTTTCAACGATAAAAGATTCTTTCACCTTTCACCCGCTAGGAGATGCAGCGATCGTGATTCAAGCAGGAACAGACATATGTGAAGAAATTCATGAGCGCGTTGTGCAGTTGTTTTCATGTATTGAACAACATCCATTTGACGGATATGTGGAAGCTGTTCAAGCCTTTACAAACGTGACTGTTTTTTACGAGCCGTATACCGTTTATCAATCGGCGTCTCTTCAACAACAAGACGTATCTCCTTATGAATGGGTGAAAAGCTATATTGAAACACTCCTTGAAGAGAAATGGCAGGAAGGGACTCAGGGGAAGCGTCGCACCATCGACATACCGGTCTGTTACGGAGGAGAGCTGGGCCCTGATTTAAAAGAAGTCGCCCGGATCAATCGTTTAACACCAGAGGAAGTCGTGCGTATTCATACCGCAGGGAAGTATCTTGTCTATATGATTGGGTTTGCCCCAGGGTTTCCGTTTTTAGGCGGGCTGTCTGAAAAGATCGCAGCCCCGCGCAGAGAAACACCGAGAATGTCCATTCCAAAAGGATCTGTCGGCATTGCGGGAAAGCAGACCGGCGTTTACCCGATTTCCACACCTGGCGGCTGGCAGCTCATTGGACAAACTCCGCTGCCACTCTTTCGTCCAGACGAAAAAGTCCCAAGTTTATTGAGAGCAGGAGACGAAGTCAGATTTGTCCAAATGTCTGAAAAGGAATTTTTCAGCATGAAGGAGGCAGAACGTTGA
- a CDS encoding GDSL-type esterase/lipase family protein, with amino-acid sequence MGRSYVAIGDSLTVGVGARLFGGGFAERYQWMLEKKTHAPVELSVFAKSGLTTDQILQLFKRSNVRRAIAAANIITITGCGNDLVQAIQQYEKGEDETKLLQATLHCQANFSKMIQEIAQIKRGQKQSYCVYLMNLYNPFPQIPIAGRWLQQYNHQLRSLAANPHVEVVDVYRAFEGHEHEYLSIDQFHPNHKGYEAMAKILFQQSCKQL; translated from the coding sequence GTGGGACGATCCTATGTTGCAATTGGAGATTCCTTAACAGTTGGAGTGGGGGCGCGTTTATTTGGCGGTGGATTTGCTGAGCGGTATCAGTGGATGCTTGAAAAAAAGACACATGCGCCAGTCGAGCTGTCTGTATTTGCAAAGTCAGGGTTAACAACAGATCAGATTTTACAGTTGTTCAAACGATCTAATGTGAGACGTGCTATTGCAGCAGCTAATATCATCACCATCACAGGCTGTGGGAATGATCTTGTTCAAGCGATTCAGCAGTATGAAAAGGGTGAAGATGAAACGAAACTGCTGCAAGCGACGTTGCATTGCCAAGCAAATTTCAGCAAGATGATTCAAGAAATCGCTCAGATCAAAAGAGGACAGAAGCAGTCTTATTGCGTGTATCTCATGAATTTATATAATCCTTTTCCGCAAATACCTATAGCCGGACGATGGCTTCAGCAATACAATCATCAGCTTCGCTCGCTTGCTGCAAATCCGCATGTAGAAGTCGTGGATGTGTACCGGGCGTTTGAAGGACATGAACATGAGTACTTATCGATTGATCAATTTCATCCGAATCATAAGGGATATGAAGCAATGGCAAAAATATTGTTTCAACAATCCTGTAAACAGCTGTAA
- a CDS encoding FMN-dependent NADH-azoreductase, producing MAKVLYITAHPHDETVSYSMATAKAFIESYKEANPSDEVVHIDLYKENIPHIDADVFAGWGKLQSGAGFDTLSAEEQAKVARLNELSDQFVSADKYVFVSPLWNFSFPPVLKAYIDSVAVAGKTFKYTEQGPVGLLTDKKALHIQARGGYYTEGPAAELEAGHRYLGTIASFFGIPSFEGLIVEGHNAEPAKAEQIKADAIERAKALGKTF from the coding sequence ATGGCAAAAGTTTTATACATCACTGCACATCCGCATGATGAAACAGTATCTTACAGTATGGCTACTGCTAAAGCATTTATCGAATCTTATAAGGAAGCAAACCCAAGTGACGAGGTTGTACATATCGACTTGTACAAAGAAAACATCCCTCACATTGATGCAGATGTATTCGCTGGCTGGGGCAAACTGCAATCAGGTGCTGGCTTCGATACACTTTCAGCTGAAGAGCAAGCGAAAGTTGCTCGTCTAAACGAATTAAGCGATCAATTCGTTTCTGCTGACAAATATGTATTTGTTTCACCACTTTGGAACTTCTCATTCCCACCAGTTCTTAAAGCATACATCGACTCTGTTGCTGTAGCTGGTAAAACATTCAAATACACTGAGCAAGGTCCTGTTGGATTATTAACAGACAAAAAAGCTCTTCACATCCAAGCACGTGGCGGATACTACACTGAAGGTCCTGCTGCTGAACTTGAAGCAGGTCACCGTTACCTTGGTACAATCGCGAGCTTCTTCGGAATTCCTTCTTTCGAAGGTCTTATCGTTGAAGGTCACAATGCTGAGCCTGCGAAAGCAGAGCAAATTAAAGCAGATGCAATCGAACGTGCGAAAGCTTTAGGAAAAACTTTCTAA
- a CDS encoding biotin-dependent carboxyltransferase family protein: MSIHVIKPGMFTTIQDKGRKGYQKYGVLTSGGMDALSLRIANILTGNEESEAVLEITLMGPGPVLTCQKDALIAVTGADVEIDIDGEPAPLWKPFFVRSGSTLTFGPCKRGCRSYLAVAGGFDVEPIMESKSTYVRAGIGGLNGRPLEKGDTLSIGKPSLVANRLSNRLKSHLKQAAYSAPDWTVSHTHFLPLRKSPVIRVLPGRHFSFFQESSQSTFFEQPFQVTPQSDRMGCRLKGEPVQLKEKLELISEAVAFGSIQIPPDGQPIILLADRQTTGGYPRIGEVATVDLSLISQAMPGANLYFKRIDHQDAEQALFKQEAELKELAARIKLEAFV, translated from the coding sequence TTGAGTATTCATGTCATCAAGCCAGGAATGTTCACAACCATTCAAGATAAAGGACGGAAAGGCTATCAAAAGTATGGCGTCTTAACGAGCGGCGGTATGGATGCGCTCTCGCTTAGAATTGCCAACATTCTCACAGGCAACGAGGAAAGCGAAGCCGTACTGGAAATCACATTAATGGGGCCGGGCCCTGTGTTGACGTGTCAAAAGGATGCGCTTATTGCAGTGACTGGCGCTGATGTGGAGATCGATATTGATGGAGAGCCAGCTCCTTTATGGAAACCATTCTTTGTTCGATCAGGAAGCACGCTCACCTTTGGGCCTTGTAAGAGGGGCTGCCGCTCTTACCTTGCTGTGGCAGGTGGATTTGATGTGGAGCCGATCATGGAGAGCAAAAGCACCTACGTGAGAGCAGGAATCGGTGGGCTGAACGGACGCCCGCTTGAAAAAGGAGACACCCTATCTATTGGAAAGCCTTCACTCGTAGCGAATCGATTGTCTAATAGACTCAAAAGCCATCTGAAACAGGCGGCGTACAGCGCACCTGATTGGACTGTCAGTCATACGCATTTTTTACCGCTGCGAAAATCGCCCGTGATTCGTGTGCTACCAGGGAGACATTTTTCTTTTTTTCAAGAATCATCTCAAAGCACCTTTTTCGAACAGCCTTTTCAGGTCACGCCTCAATCAGATCGCATGGGCTGTCGTTTGAAAGGGGAGCCAGTTCAATTAAAAGAAAAGCTTGAATTGATTTCTGAGGCAGTTGCCTTTGGTTCTATTCAAATTCCTCCTGACGGGCAGCCGATTATTCTGCTGGCAGATCGGCAAACAACAGGCGGATACCCGCGGATTGGAGAAGTTGCGACGGTTGATCTATCGCTCATTTCACAAGCGATGCCTGGTGCGAATTTGTATTTTAAGCGAATCGATCATCAGGATGCAGAGCAGGCGCTATTTAAGCAAGAAGCAGAACTGAAGGAACTGGCTGCCAGAATTAAGCTAGAAGCCTTCGTTTAG
- a CDS encoding IclR family transcriptional regulator produces the protein MQNTNKTVVKSMEILRLFIAHDQLTLNEMIELSGMPKTSVHRMASSLTDMGLLEKHDSGVYRLGLMFLEYGQLVADRLDIRRIARPFMEGLRDEVGEAVQLIVREGDEAIYVDKIEGTQPVRLYTAVGRRSPLYAGACARSILSFLPETERLAYIDSIELGKIGIGTITDKAVLRNILEESNERGYTLSYSELENYTAAVGAPIFNHLGEVTAGISIAGFEAGYQKERLPYLIEQVKKAASGISRELGFHLNK, from the coding sequence ATGCAGAACACAAATAAAACCGTTGTGAAATCAATGGAGATTTTGCGGTTGTTTATCGCCCATGATCAATTAACATTGAATGAAATGATCGAGCTCTCCGGCATGCCGAAAACGTCTGTGCACCGCATGGCGAGCTCGTTAACCGATATGGGATTATTAGAAAAACATGATTCAGGTGTTTATCGGTTAGGCCTGATGTTTCTAGAATACGGTCAGCTTGTGGCGGACCGCCTTGATATTCGGAGAATTGCAAGACCATTTATGGAAGGCTTGCGGGATGAAGTGGGAGAAGCTGTCCAGCTCATCGTTCGTGAAGGAGATGAAGCCATTTACGTGGATAAAATTGAAGGGACGCAGCCTGTTCGTCTCTATACCGCCGTCGGCAGGCGCTCTCCATTATATGCAGGTGCTTGTGCAAGAAGTATTCTCTCCTTTTTACCAGAAACAGAGAGACTTGCCTATATCGATTCGATTGAACTAGGGAAAATCGGAATCGGGACCATTACAGATAAAGCGGTTCTTCGAAACATACTGGAAGAATCAAATGAGCGGGGATATACGCTAAGCTATTCGGAGCTTGAAAATTATACAGCTGCAGTTGGAGCCCCTATTTTCAATCACCTTGGAGAAGTCACAGCAGGTATTAGCATTGCAGGGTTTGAAGCAGGCTATCAAAAAGAACGTCTTCCATACTTAATAGAACAAGTCAAAAAAGCCGCAAGCGGTATCTCCAGAGAATTAGGCTTTCATCTAAACAAATAA